From a region of the Bombus pascuorum chromosome 17, iyBomPasc1.1, whole genome shotgun sequence genome:
- the LOC132915499 gene encoding D-aspartate oxidase, with protein MKVAVIGGGIIGLTTALQLARELRNSEITVFASDFNNTVSHVAAGIFRVGSSYSGPTEEITRDWLRDSYAYYDDIRKSHEASFAGVTAISGYLFANSSPETVKNQWMENLVPIYRRVTDEEFQLVEGNWKYGSFFSTLLTECKLHLPWARKKLEENGINLAVKEFNSLRELVPDWNLIMNCTGLGARSLCNDRRLVSMRGQVLKVKAPWMKTFFYGELDTYVIPGFNGIVTLGGSRNFDSENVKLCPHESAAIRERCENLLPGLKKAEVIKEEVGLRPYRTNNVRVEVEHIVNGFSKAIVVHNYGHGGYGVCTAPGTARYAIKLAKEMHKSSIAKL; from the exons atgaaagtgGCCGTAATTGGAGGCGGAATAATTGGTTTGACAACAGCATTACAATTAGCTCGTGAATTACGTAACTCTGAAATCACAGTTTTCGCttctgattttaataatactgTCAGTCATGTAGCTGCTGGAATATTTAGGGTTGGTTCATCATATTCTGGGCCAACTGAGGAAATAACAAG AGATTGGCTGCGAGATTCGTATGCATATTATGATGATATTCGAAAATCTCATGAAGCTTCTTTCGCCGGTGTAACTGCTATTTCCGGTTACTTATTCGCAAATTCCTCTCCGGAAACCGTAAAG aatcagtggatggaaaatttagTACCAATATATAGGAGAGTCACGGATGAAGAATTTCAACTAGTCGAGGGTAATTGGAAATATGGGTCATTTTTTAGTACTCTTCTCACCGAATGCAAATTACATTTGCCATGGGCACGCAAGAA ATTAGAAGAAAACGGAATCAATTTAGcagtaaaagaatttaattctcTGAGGGAACTTGTTCCCGATTGgaatttaattatgaattgCACAGGTCTCGGCGCACGATCTTTATGCAATGATAGACGTCTCGTTTCTATGCGTGGTCAAGTACTTAAA gTAAAGGCACCATGGATGAAAACGTTCTTCTATGGCGAGTTGGACACTTACGTTATACCTGGTTTTAATGGCATAGTTACTTTAGGTGGTTCACGAAATTTTGATTCCGAAAATGTGAAACTTTGTCCGCATGAATCTGCAGCGATACGCGAGAGATGCGAAAATCTCCTTCCAGGCCTTAAGAAAGCAGAAGttataaaagaagaagttgGCTTGAGACCATATAGAACAAATAACGTTAGAGTGGAAGTCGAACATATCGTAAATGGGTTTTCTAAAGCTATT GTAGTGCATAATTACGGTCATGGAGGTTACGGAGTGTGTACTGCGCCTGGAACTGCTAGGTATGCCATTAAGTTGGCAAAAGAAATGCATAAATCTTCTATTGCCAAATTATGA
- the LOC132915474 gene encoding histone acetyltransferase KAT8-like, with product MTIFALRQQVQCSSIFDYFTAACIISTISDLLIWKMAESEQRNKENCIVGPKETMVKQEKRENTLTNGGKGSGDDADSLEELPLDIGEHYLVRRSDNSWHPAEIIQTRYNESESHYEYYVHYEGHNRRLDEWVPRDRIMSSRFDMSDRTWKSGDRNSGTDLLADSSDRKITRNQKRRHDEINHIQKTYAEMDPTTAALEKEHEAITKVKYIDKIQIGKYEIDTWYFSPYPEEYGKQPKLWICEYCLKYMRLEKTYRYHMSECTHRQPVGKEIYRKGTLSIWEVDGREHKIYCQNLCLLAKLFLDHKTLYFDVEPFLFYILCEVDKHGAHLVGYFSKEKESPDGNNVACILTLPPFQRQGYGKLLIAFSYELSRIEQTVGSPEKPLSDLGKLSYRSYWSWILLEILRDFRGTLSIKDLSQMTSISQTDIISTLQSMNMVKYWKGQHVICVTPKLVEEHIKSSQYKRPRLTVDSSALRWGAPPRKNVKPGKK from the exons ATGACCATATTCGCGTTGCGTCAGCAAGTGCAATGTTCATCtattttcgattatttcaCAGCGGCGTGTATCATTTCAACAATCAGTGATCTTTTAATTTGGAAAATGGCCGAATCGgaacaaagaaataaagagaattgTATCGTAGGACCGAAGGAAACAATGGTGAAGCAAGAAAAGCGTGAGAACACGTTGACGAATGGCGGGAAGGGGTCCGGCGATGACGCGGATAGTCTCGAAGAATTGCCTCTTGATATAGGCGAACACTACCTGGTTCGAAGATCTGACAACTCCTGGC ATCCAGCAGAGATTATACAAACCAGATATAATGAGAGTGAAAGtcattatgaatattatgtacattatgAAGGACACAATAGGAGATTGGATGAATGGGTGCCCAGAGACAGAATTATGTCAAGCAGGTTTGACATGAGTGATAGGACTTGGAAAAGTGGAGACAGAAACTCTGGTACTGACTTGCTAGCAGATTCTTCAGATCGtaaaattacaagaaatcAGAAAAGGAGACATGATGAAATTAATCATATTCAAAAG acATATGCTGAAATGGATCCTACAACTGCTGCTTTAGAAAAGGAACATGAAGCAATAACAAAAGTCAAATACATTGACAAAATTCAAATTG gaaaatatgaaattgatacATGGTACTTCAGTCCATATCCAGAAGAGTATGGAAAGCAACCAAAGCTATGGATTTGTGAATACTGCCTTAAATACATGCGCCTTGAAAAGACTTATAGATACCATATG aGTGAATGTACACACAGACAACCAGTTGGCAAAGAAATATATCGTAAAGGCACATTAAGCATTTGGGAAGTGGATGGTAGAgagcataaaatttattgtcaaaatttatgtttacTCGCAAAACTTTTTTTGGATCACAAAACCCTTTACTTTGATGTAGaaccatttcttttttatatcctTTGTGAAGTTGACAAACATGGAGCTCATTTAGTTGGTTATTTTTCTAAG GAAAAAGAATCACCCGATGGTAATAATGTTGCTTGCATTTTAACTTTACCGCCTTTTCAAAGGCAAGGATATGGAAAACTTTTAATCGCTTTTAGCTACGAATTAAGCAGAATAGAACAAACAGTTGGCAGTCCCGAAAAGCCATTGAGTGACTTAGGAAAATTATCATACAGGAGTTACTGGAGCTGGATTCTTTTGGAAATTCTGCGGGATTTCCGGGGTACCCTTAGTATTAAAGATCTGAG tcAGATGACAAGTATATCGCAGACGGATATAATATCGACATTGCAAAGTATGAACATGGTCAAATATTGGAAGGGACAACATGTAATCTGCGTAACACCTAAATTAGTCGAGGAACATATTAAAAGCAGTCAGTACAAGAGACCTCGTTTAACAGTGGACAGCAGTGCACTTCGATGGGGAGCTCCACCACGAAAGAACGTGAAACCTGGCAAGAAATAG
- the LOC132915493 gene encoding metallophosphoesterase 1 homolog, which translates to MLRRNRLKNKAIAIGLLVLAVVIYNEFSVYDIQKLKWSVRECSECVKVLLVADSQILGQKNENYFGSWIAQWDSDKYLKKTFSRALDHSNPHVVIFLGDLMDEGHIANTESFKDYKRRLDSIFEMPNHIMRIYLPGDNDIGGEEDVVSSNIYNRFNFAYNQPDTLVYKTVTFFKVNRLTHTIPEAPKDAFLNDYAERNTTNVVLSHMPLLFMPGTFVQNVLKELSPQIIFTAHEHKAMHISLDPVTDQLSDIWVLSPYETLVHSLRMDVGDIHELQIPTCSYRMGTPHTGYGLVYIDTQEKMINFTILWLPGRFPQLWIYVFVGIFILAFSVCTCISSYCVKGRAAYSRMSSI; encoded by the exons ATGTTACGACGAAACAG ATTGAAGAATAAAGCGATTGCAATTGGTCTTCTGGTGCTGGCTGTTGTAATTTACAATGAATTTTCAGTGTATGATATACAAAAGTTAAAATGGTCAGTACGAGAGTGTTCAGAATGTGTCAAGGTGCTGCTCGTTGCTGATTCTCAGATATTAGGtcaaaagaatgaaaattattttggtTCATGGATAGCACAATGGGATAGTGACAA GTACTTGAAGAAAACATTTTCTCGAGCCTTAGACCACTCTAATCCTCATGTTGTTATATTTCTTGGAGATCTTATGGATGAAGGACATATTGCCAATACAGAAAGTTTTAAGGATTACAAAAGAAGATTAGATTCTATCTTTGAAATGCCTAATCATATAATg AGAATTTATCTACCAGGAGATAATGATATTGGAGGTGAAGAGGATGTAGTTTCatccaatatttataacagaTTTAATTTTGCATATAATCAACCTGACACTTTAGTTTATAAGAcagtaacattttttaag GTGAATAGATTAACCCATACAATACCAGAAGCACCAAAAGATGCCTTCCTTAATGATTATGCAGAAAGAAACACAACAAACGTAGTACTTAGTCATATGCCTTTATTATTTATGCCTGGTACCTTCGTCCAAAAT GTACTGAAAGAATTGTCTCcccaaattatttttactgcGCATGAACATAAGGCCATGCATATCAGTTTAGATCCAGTAACAGATCAATTAAGTGACATTTGGGTTTTATCTCCTTATGAAACTCTAGTACATTCATTAAGAATGGACGTAGGTGATATTCACGAGTTACAAATACCCACATGTTCATACAGAATGGGTACTCCTCATACGGGTTACGGACTTGTTTACATCG ataCACaagagaaaatgataaattttacaattttatggcTCCCAGGAAGATTTCCTCAATTATGGATTTACGTTTTCGTTgggatatttattttagcttTTAGTGTTTGCACGTGTATTTCTAGTTATTGTGTAAAGGGTCGTGCAGCATATAGTCGTATGTCTTCAATATAA
- the LOC132915500 gene encoding DNA polymerase beta-like isoform X2, which translates to MGKRKASDNVGSPNQDLCDFLMELANYERNVSKNIYKYNAYRKAASTLSTLSERVKSGQEARKLPGIGEKIAKKIDEFLNTGKLQKLEDINKDESNVAINLLTRVSGIGPTKAKELVDSGIKTLDDLKKHQEKLNHHQKIGLKYFEDFEKRIPRKEIEQIEKIIKDSIVKLNKEYIITICGSYRRGKEESGDIDVLLTHPTYTSKEKESKKKTPLKDVVECLEKRKLIGVCQIPSNDKKPFRRLDIRLAPYDQYYCAVLYFTGNDLFNKSMRAHALEKNYTLNEYTLKRLTPEGTPGEAEKISCEEDIFRILKLPYKEPKDRNS; encoded by the exons aTGGGAAAACGAAAGGCCAGTGATAATGTAGGAAGTCCGAATCAAGATTTATGTGATTTTCTTATGg AGTTAGCAAATTATGAGCGGAATGttagcaaaaatatttataagtataATGCCTATCGTAAAGCAGCAAGTACCTTAAGTACATTATCAGAGAGAGTAAAAAGCGGCCAGGAAGCAAGAAAATTACCAGGAATTGGAGAAAAAATTGCTAAAAAAATTGACGAGTTTCTTAATACTGGAAAGTTACAAAAGTTGGAAGAT attaaTAAGGATGAAAGCAATgttgcaattaatttattgactCGTGTGTCTGGCATTGGACCTACAAAAGCCAAAGAATTAGTAGATAGTGGTATTAAGACTTTAGATGATTTGAAGAAGCatcaagaaaaattaaatcatcACCAAAAAATTGGGCTTAA atattttgaagattttgaaaaaagaattccTAGAAAGGAGATTGAGcagattgaaaaaattataaaagattcTATTGTAAAGTTaaacaaagaatatattataactattTGTGGAAGTTACAGGCGTGGAAAAGAGGAAAGTGGGGATATTGATGTTTTGTTAACACACCCTACGTATACATCCAAAGAGAAGGAATCAAAGAAAAAGACTCCACTTAAAGATGTTGTGGAATGtcttgaaaaaagaaaattaatt GGTGTCTGTCAAATTCCCAGTAATGATAAAAAACCATTTAGGAGACTTGATATCAGACTTGCACCTTATGATCAATACTATTGCGCTGTACTTTATTTTACCGGAAACGATCTTTTTAATAAGAGTATGAGAGCGCATGCTTTGGAGAAAAACTATACTTTAAATGAATATACACTAAAACGTCTAACACCTGAAG GAACTCCAGGGGAGGCAGAAAAAATCTCATGTGAAGAAGACATTTTTCGAATTCTCAAATTACCATATAAAGAACCAAAAGATCGAAATTCATAG
- the LOC132915500 gene encoding DNA polymerase beta-like isoform X1 codes for MGKRKASDNVGSPNQDLCDFLMELANYERNVSKNIYKYNAYRKAASTLSTLSERVKSGQEARKLPGIGEKIAKKIDEFLNTGKLQKLEDINKDESNVAINLLTRVSGIGPTKAKELVDSGIKTLDDLKKHQEKLNHHQKIGLKYFEDFEKRIPRKEIEQIEKIIKDSIVKLNKEYIITICGSYRRGKEESGDIDVLLTHPTYTSKEKESKKKTPLKDVVECLEKRKLIVNTISLGQTKFMGVCQIPSNDKKPFRRLDIRLAPYDQYYCAVLYFTGNDLFNKSMRAHALEKNYTLNEYTLKRLTPEGTPGEAEKISCEEDIFRILKLPYKEPKDRNS; via the exons aTGGGAAAACGAAAGGCCAGTGATAATGTAGGAAGTCCGAATCAAGATTTATGTGATTTTCTTATGg AGTTAGCAAATTATGAGCGGAATGttagcaaaaatatttataagtataATGCCTATCGTAAAGCAGCAAGTACCTTAAGTACATTATCAGAGAGAGTAAAAAGCGGCCAGGAAGCAAGAAAATTACCAGGAATTGGAGAAAAAATTGCTAAAAAAATTGACGAGTTTCTTAATACTGGAAAGTTACAAAAGTTGGAAGAT attaaTAAGGATGAAAGCAATgttgcaattaatttattgactCGTGTGTCTGGCATTGGACCTACAAAAGCCAAAGAATTAGTAGATAGTGGTATTAAGACTTTAGATGATTTGAAGAAGCatcaagaaaaattaaatcatcACCAAAAAATTGGGCTTAA atattttgaagattttgaaaaaagaattccTAGAAAGGAGATTGAGcagattgaaaaaattataaaagattcTATTGTAAAGTTaaacaaagaatatattataactattTGTGGAAGTTACAGGCGTGGAAAAGAGGAAAGTGGGGATATTGATGTTTTGTTAACACACCCTACGTATACATCCAAAGAGAAGGAATCAAAGAAAAAGACTCCACTTAAAGATGTTGTGGAATGtcttgaaaaaagaaaattaattgtaaatacaATATCTCTTGGGCAAACAAAATTCATG GGTGTCTGTCAAATTCCCAGTAATGATAAAAAACCATTTAGGAGACTTGATATCAGACTTGCACCTTATGATCAATACTATTGCGCTGTACTTTATTTTACCGGAAACGATCTTTTTAATAAGAGTATGAGAGCGCATGCTTTGGAGAAAAACTATACTTTAAATGAATATACACTAAAACGTCTAACACCTGAAG GAACTCCAGGGGAGGCAGAAAAAATCTCATGTGAAGAAGACATTTTTCGAATTCTCAAATTACCATATAAAGAACCAAAAGATCGAAATTCATAG